The genomic DNA aaacttgaaatcggccctaattaaattggccattccgattaaacgGTCGACCGCTACAATGGAACCTTGTAACTCTTCTTACCGTCTTTATGTTTGGTCTTGTCTGGTTCTGGCTTCCGAGCAGGTGACTCCTTTGTTGGCTTGGTCCTTTTCTCAACTTTCCCTATGAGCTGAAATTTTTACAGAAATATATTTAAGACTTTACTTGAGGCAGCTTAAGATGTGCTGAAAGCCTAACAGTGAGGGCCTTGCTGCTGGCTATACCACCAGCGTTGATTTACTAACCTCACTACATGTAGTGCAAAGCTGCTTGGTTTACCTTCAGTGGTTTAGTGTTCTCTGCAGGGGTGGGCTGGTGGACCATCTGTTTGCGGGGAACGCGGTCCTTGGCCTCACAGTTCAGCAGGAACTTCTcaaacaggttagtggaggtggCTGGTTCCTTATCCCCGCCCACTTCCTCTTTAGACTCCTCCTCTCGGGCCTTGCTGGTGCTGGCCCCTGCACCAGAGGAGGACGAGGGGATTTTTGGTGGTGCAGAAGTTGCCTCCTGGCTTTTGCCCTTGGCCTTCTTGTGGACGTGGGCTGGGGTGTCGCTGGAGTCAGAGGTTGGTGTGGGCTCATCCCGGCTCTGGCTCTTGAAGGAGGCGAGGCTCTTGAGTTTTGCAAGGCCGCTTGTGGAGAGTGTGGGCGAAGTAGTTTCCGGCTTCTTGCCTTTCCTGTCCTGAAGGAAGTCCTTGATGCCCTGCAGCCTCAGGTCTGACTTTCCCTTCTTAATCTTGGGCTTGTCATCATTGCGAGACTTTTCAGTTGGTGTGGTATCATCCGTCTGGGACTCAGATGGCCCCTCGCTAAGCTCCTCTTCCAGGGGGGCGGTGGACTCATCTTCAGTGGACTCCAGATCACCCCTTTGATCCTTCTTTGTCTTTTTCTTCTTCCCTTCCTCCATGTTATCTTTTTTCCTATGCTTTCCTCCTTCCTTGGACTTGTCCTTCCTGTGCTTCTTGGAGGGCACGGGGGCTTCTTCCTCATCAGATTCAACAAATCTCTTCTTGGAGTCTGACATCTTGGTATTGCGGCCTGGGGTCGGGGGAGGGGAAAGCTCCTCTTCATCAGACTCTGGTGCCGGACGAGGCCTGAAGTCCTCCTTGCGCTTGTCTTTCTTCTTTTTCCTCTTCTCCTTCGAGGGAAGTGCCTCTTCTTCTTGGggctttttctttttctttttcttgaCAGGCAGGTCTGTGGGCTTGTCTTTATCACTGTCAGAGTCGGCATCGAACACGTCACTCTTCATGGGCAGCTTCTACAGAGAAGAGGGGACATTCACATCAGCCATAGAAAGTGATATCAGTTACGcaaatgtatactgaacaaaaatataaacgcaacatgcaacaatttcactgAGTTACAGCCAAttaaaatacattcattaggccctaatatatggatttcacatgactgggcaggggcgtagCCATGGTTGGGCCTGgtagggcataggcccacccactggggagccaggcccagccaatcagaatgagtttttccccacaaaaaggctttactagagacagaaatactcctcagtttcattaaCTGTCCGGAcagctggtctcagacgatccaacaggtcctgggctgacgtggttacAAGTGGTCGGTTGGCCGGTTggacgtattgccaaattctctaaaacgacattagGCGTCTTacggtagagaaatgaacagtacattctctggcaaaagttctggtggacattcctacagtcagcatgccaattgaacactccctcaaaacttgagacatctgtggcattgtgttgtgtgacaaaactgcacatttgagaGTGGCCTCAttacacaaggtgcacctgtgtaatgagcatgctgtttaatcagcttcttggtatgccacacctgtcaggtggaaggattatcttggcaaaggagaaatgctcactaacagggaaacAAATTGgtgcacaaaattggagagaaataaTCTTTTAATGCATCTGAAAAATGTTTGGGATCTTATTTCAGCTCAggaaacacgggaccaacactttacatttataAACAACactttgcgtttatatttttgtcagTGTAGTTAGTGTAACAGTCAGTCAGAAAAATCTAAAACATTCCATCCCAGCAATTAGACTCACCAAGCCTTTCTTATGGTGGCTATGATCCTCTTGGATAGGACTTACCATGCCCTTCTTAGCATCTTGGTCTTTCTTGACCTTAGCCTCTGCCAGAGCCCTCTTGTAGCCCAGCAGCACCTCCCTGCAATCCTCCAGGTGGGCCTCAGGCTCCCAGGTGTCATCGTCAGATGAGTAGTTCTTCCAGCGAACGCGGTACAGGACCTCCCCCTAAAGACAAGGACAAATACATGTGGGTGAGAGCAATATGAGAATGCTTGCTGGAAATGTTTTCATTGCAGAAAAtgaagactgactgactgttaggGTTTGGCGATATAGCAAATTCATTTGGATTTATGTATTTAGGTGATATTCCAAAACGTCTGTATCGCAAAAAACACTTTGTGTGAGCatttacagttgaaatcggaagcttacatacaccttaaccaaatacatgtaaactcatTTTTCACAATTGccgacatttaatcctagtagaaattccctgtcttaggtcagttaggatcaccactttattttaagaatgtgaaatgtcagaataataggagagaatgatttatttcagctttgatttctttcatcgcattcccagtgggtcagaagtttacatgcactcaattagtatttggtagcattgcctttaaattgtttttacttgggtcaaagtttcaggtagccttccacaagcttcccacaataagttgggtgaattttggcccattcctcctgacagagcttgggtaaccgagtcaggtttgtaggcctccttgctcgcacacgctttttcagttctgccaacacattttctattggattgaggtcagggcattgtgatggtcactccaatgccattttgccacaactttggaagtatgcttggggtcattgttcagttagaagacacatttgcgaccaagctttaacttcctgactgatgtcttgagatgttgcttcaatatatccacataattttcgttTCTcgtgatgctatctattttgtgcagtaaagcacccccacaacatgatgctgcgacccctgtgcttcacggttgggatggtgttcttcggcttgcaagcctccccctttttcccccaaacataatgatggtcattatggccaaacagttctatttttgtttcatcagaccagaggacatttctccaaaaagtacaatctttgtcacatgtgcagttgcaaaccatagtctggcttgtttatggcggttttggagcagtggcttcttccttgcttcctttcaggttatgtcgatgtaggactcgttttactgtggatatagatacttttgtacccgtttcctacagcatcttcacaaggtcctttgctgttgttccgggattgatttgcacttttcgcaccaaagtacgttcatctctaggagacagaatgagtctccttcatgagcggtatgacggctgcatggtcccatggtgattATACTCACGTACTATTGCTTgtagagatgaacgtggtaccttcaggcatttggaaattgctcccaaggatgaaccagacttgtggaggtctacaattttcttcctgaggtcttggctgatttcttttgattttcccatgatgtcaagcaaagaggcaatgagtttgaaggttggaGGTGTTACCCACAGGTAACACCCCCAACTGACTCACATTATGttaattagcttatcagaagcttctaacgccatggcataattttctggaattttccaagctgtttaaaggcacagtcaactcagtgtatgtaaacttctgacccactggaattgggatacagtgaattataagtgaaataatcggtctgtaaacaattgttggaaaaattacttgtgtcatgcacaaagtatatgtcctaaccgacttcccaaaactataatttgttaattaacaagaaatttgtggagcggttgaaaaacgagttttaaattactccaacctaagtgtatgtaaacttaacTGTATGTCCGCTTCTTCTCGTGTTGTATTTTTGATCTCGTCTCCTTcgctccttctgtgctgtgtgcaccTACGATTTACACCAAAGATCTGTACATAATGACAACATGCTCATGTCTCCGCTCTAACAACGGGAGTCATTGTCCCAATGacttgggcttattttggacagattttggcaGGAGTGAaacagtcatcctctctgtttgcgcacacacacacaagaagcCCGTCACAACAAATATGAGAGATCACTTATTCCTCTCTGACAAgcggtttggtccaacagaaacAGTCATATGGCCACTGAAACAGAGACATTATTTTACCATAATAGAGAAGTTAACCTTTCTAATGATACCCTTTTTATGTCTCAACTCTTCAATTTGCTCGCAGAGCAGATGTTACTAAAACAGGAGTATCAATGAACATTGATTCAGTTTGTCAGCTTGCAGAATTTTGGCCAAAGACTGTTATACTGGCTGTGTAGTCTTctttataaatgtgcaataagcatAAAACAATTATATACAGAATGTTCATTCCATAATGCAATTAGCAGGAAAACATCGTTGTCAAATAGGCACTGCACATGCAAGCAGTTTCATGTGAGAGATGAAAATATCCATTAAAAAAATGAAAGA from Oncorhynchus keta strain PuntledgeMale-10-30-2019 chromosome 7, Oket_V2, whole genome shotgun sequence includes the following:
- the LOC118386262 gene encoding M-phase phosphoprotein 8-like isoform X6, producing the protein MAEKPEAGDSEDEVEDVYEVERIIDMRTEEGEVLYRVRWKNYSSDDDTWEPEAHLEDCREVLLGYKRALAEAKVKKDQDAKKGMVSPIQEDHSHHKKGLKLPMKSDVFDADSDSDKDKPTDLPVKKKKKKKPQEEEALPSKEKRKKKKDKRKEDFRPRPAPESDEEELSPPPTPGRNTKMSDSKKRFVESDEEEAPVPSKKHRKDKSKEGGKHRKKDNMEEGKKKKTKKDQRGDLESTEDESTAPLEEELSEGPSESQTDDTTPTEKSRNDDKPKIKKGKSDLRLQGIKDFLQDRKGKKPETTSPTLSTSGLAKLKSLASFKSQSRDEPTPTSDSSDTPAHVHKKAKGKSQEATSAPPKIPSSSSGAGASTSKAREEESKEEVGGDKEPATSTNLFEKFLLNCEAKDRVPRKQMVHQPTPAENTKPLKLIGKVEKRTKPTKESPARKPEPDKTKHKDAFRPSHSPAAVETSDKAEAEDEPVQKSKFGGDERREEAQRLERRTQDDDRRRRRREDSEPRLFIACDDNQDALESADKSDKGQASLNLGMDLNLDWMTLEDFQKHLNGEDEILSAPPLSPSELRDAVKSGDYMSVKLALNSKEDYNLDQEDSSGMSMSMLAAAGGQDDILRLLIVKGVKGSGRQKNGTTALMHAAEKNFLTTVAILLEAGFYVNAQTLGGEAALMKQSKRWMGNQRPNLE
- the LOC118386262 gene encoding M-phase phosphoprotein 8-like isoform X7 encodes the protein MAEKPEAGDSEDEVEDVYEVERIIDMRTEEGEVLYRVRWKNYSSDDDTWEPEAHLEDCREVLLGYKRALAEAKVKKDQDAKKGMVSPIQEDHSHHKKGLKLPMKSDVFDADSDSDKDKPTDLPVKKKKKKKPQEEEALPSKEKRKKKKDKRKEDFRPRPAPESDEEELSPPPTPGRNTKMSDSKKRFVESDEEEAPVPSKKHRKDKSKEGGKHRKKDNMEEGKKKKTKKDQRGDLESTEDESTAPLEEELSEGPSESQTDDTTPTEKSRNDDKPKIKKGKSDLRLQGIKDFLQDRKGKKPETTSPTLSTSGLAKLKSLASFKSQSRDEPTPTSDSSDTPAHVHKKAKGKSQEATSAPPKIPSSSSGAGASTSKAREEESKEEVGGDKEPATSTNLFEKFLLNCEAKDRVPRKQMVHQPTPAENTKPLKLIGKVEKRTKPTKESPARKPEPDKTKHKDAFRPSHSPAAVETSDKAEAEDEPVQKSKFGGDERREEAQRLERRTQDDDRRRRRREDSEPRLFIACDDNQDALESADKSDKGQASLNLGMDLNLDWMTLEDFQKHLNGEDEILSAPPLSPSELRDAVKSGDYMSVKLALNSKEDYNLDQEDSSGMSLSMLAAAGGQDDILRLLIKKGVKGNGRQKNGTTALMHAAEKNFLTTVAILLEAGFYVNAQTLGGEAALMKSKRWMGNQRPNLE
- the LOC118386262 gene encoding M-phase phosphoprotein 8-like isoform X5; translation: MAEKPEAGDSEDEVEDVYEVERIIDMRTEEGEVLYRVRWKNYSSDDDTWEPEAHLEDCREVLLGYKRALAEAKVKKDQDAKKGMVSPIQEDHSHHKKGLKLPMKSDVFDADSDSDKDKPTDLPVKKKKKKKPQEEEALPSKEKRKKKKDKRKEDFRPRPAPESDEEELSPPPTPGRNTKMSDSKKRFVESDEEEAPVPSKKHRKDKSKEGGKHRKKDNMEEGKKKKTKKDQRGDLESTEDESTAPLEEELSEGPSESQTDDTTPTEKSRNDDKPKIKKGKSDLRLQGIKDFLQDRKGKKPETTSPTLSTSGLAKLKSLASFKSQSRDEPTPTSDSSDTPAHVHKKAKGKSQEATSAPPKIPSSSSGAGASTSKAREEESKEEVGGDKEPATSTNLFEKFLLNCEAKDRVPRKQMVHQPTPAENTKPLKLIGKVEKRTKPTKESPARKPEPDKTKHKDAFRPSHSPAAVETSDKAEAEDEPVQKSKFGGDERREEAQRLERRTQDDDRRRRRREDSEPRLFIACDDNQDALESADKSDKGQASLNLGMDLNLDWMTLEDFQKHLNGEDEILSAPPLSPSELRDAVKSGDYMSVKLALNSKEDYNLDQEDSSGMSLSMLAAAGGQDDILRLLIKKGVKGNGRQKNGTTALMHAAEKNFLTTVAILLEAGFYVNAQTLGGEAALMKQSKRWMGNQRPNLE
- the LOC118386262 gene encoding M-phase phosphoprotein 8-like isoform X8, whose translation is MAEKPEAGDSEDEVEDVYEVERIIDMRTEEGEVLYRVRWKNYSSDDDTWEPEAHLEDCREVLLGYKRALAEAKVKKDQDAKKGMVSPIQEDHSHHKKGLKLPMKSDVFDADSDSDKDKPTDLPVKKKKKKKPQEEEALPSKEKRKKKKDKRKEDFRPRPAPESDEEELSPPPTPGRNTKMSDSKKRFVESDEEEAPVPSKKHRKDKSKEGGKHRKKDNMEEGKKKKTKKDQRGDLESTEDESTAPLEEELSEGPSESQTDDTTPTEKSRNDDKPKIKKGKSDLRLQGIKDFLQDRKGKKPETTSPTLSTSGLAKLKSLASFKSQSRDEPTPTSDSSDTPAHVHKKAKGKSQEATSAPPKIPSSSSGAGASTSKAREEESKEEVGGDKEPATSTNLFEKFLLNCEAKDRVPRKQMVHQPTPAENTKPLKLIGKVEKRTKPTKESPARKPEPDKTKHKDAFRPSHSPAAVETSDKAEAEDEPVQKSKFGGDERREEAQRLERRTQDDDRRRRRREDSEPRLFIACDDNQDALESADKSDKGQASLNLGMDLNLDWMTLEDFQKHLNGEDEILSAPPLSPSELRDAVKSGDYMSVKLALNSKEDYNLDQEDSSGMSMSMLAAAGGQDDILRLLIVKGVKGSGRQKNGTTALMHAAEKNFLTTVAILLEAGFYVNAQTLGGEAALMKSKRWMGNQRPNLE